A stretch of the Desulfuribacillus alkaliarsenatis genome encodes the following:
- the sleB gene encoding spore cortex-lytic enzyme produces the protein MKSKKIVLIFLTFILILNVISLTYWQTQETARVLRYGAQGNDVTELQTRLNQLGYYTFRITGIYGWRTQAAVRNFQRDYGLVVDGIAGPQTWGALRRNTHLAGATGPARGFTDQEINLLVNLVNGEARGEPYIGQVAVVAVVLNRVRNQQFPNTVSGVVFEPRAFTAVADGQIWLTPTDPNLRQAVMDAINGWDPTNGALYFFNPETSTSPWIWSRPQIKQIGRHIFAY, from the coding sequence ATGAAGAGCAAAAAAATAGTTTTAATCTTTCTAACGTTTATCTTAATACTTAATGTAATATCTCTTACATATTGGCAAACACAAGAGACAGCAAGGGTGCTTAGATATGGTGCCCAGGGAAATGATGTGACTGAGCTACAAACTAGACTAAATCAATTAGGTTACTATACTTTTAGAATCACTGGAATATACGGCTGGAGAACACAAGCAGCTGTACGAAATTTCCAACGGGATTATGGTTTAGTTGTTGATGGAATTGCAGGTCCACAAACCTGGGGAGCTTTAAGACGAAACACTCACTTAGCTGGTGCTACAGGGCCAGCACGGGGCTTTACTGACCAAGAGATTAATCTTTTAGTTAACTTGGTTAACGGAGAAGCTAGAGGTGAGCCTTACATTGGACAAGTCGCAGTTGTGGCTGTCGTATTAAATCGTGTAAGAAACCAACAATTTCCCAATACTGTTTCTGGGGTTGTCTTTGAACCTAGAGCTTTTACTGCAGTCGCAGATGGACAAATCTGGCTAACACCAACTGACCCAAATCTAAGACAAGCTGTGATGGATGCCATAAATGGTTGGGATCCAACAAATGGAGCATTGTATTTCTTTAATCCAGAAACTTCAACTAGCCCGTGGATTTGGAGTCGTCCACAAATCAAACAAATAGGCAGGCATATATTCGCTTATTAA